Part of the Oligoflexia bacterium genome is shown below.
TAAAGTAGATCAGAGGTTTTACTAAATGACCCGGGTGAAATGAGAATAACCTTAAAGGCTGGATCATCTGAATTTTTTGAAAACCAAAAATTTATATCTCGCACAACCTCAAAAGTTAATGCAAATCCGGCTAAGCAAAAAATAACAATGAATAGTTTTTTCACAAGTTATCCCTAATGGTCATACCGGTTCTTTTGGATCAAAATTCATACCTGGTAAAGCCTTACTTGCATTAAAAGGTAGTTCGTCTTCAAGGCTCGCAACAGGGTATGTTACAGAATAGATGGCGAACGTTCCAGCAGGTTGGCTATTACCCGATTTACCCATTCCACCAAACGGCAAACGTGAACTTGCGCCCACTGTGGCGCGATTCCAGTTTACAAGACCCACACGTGAATACCGCAAACATTCTTCATAAAGTTTTCTATCGTTTGAAAAAACTGACAAAGCCAAGCCATAACTTGAACTGTTTACGATCTTAATTGCCGATTCAATTTCTTCAACCATGTAAATGGCAACGTTGGGGCCAAACACTTCTGTTTTTTGATAAATGCTTTCTTCATCGAGTTTTGGTACAAGATTTATACTAGGAGTGACATAGTACCCTTCACGCTTAAGCTCTAAAATTTTTCCGCGCATGATCGGTTCACAATTTTCACGTTTTGCAATTCCTTGAAAGCGTAAATATTTATCTACACTGGCGCTGTTAATCAATGGGCCTGAAAATGGATTCTCTGTGAAATAATTAATGCTGAGTTTTTTTGCATTATTATGAAAGTGCGAGATGAATTTATCAGCTATGGATTTACGCACAACAATACGACTTGTAGCACTGCAGCGTTGGCCAGTGGTAACAAAAGCTCCCACAAGATTTTCGTAAACGGCCTTGGTGATATCACAATCATCCCAAACGATAGATGCGTTTTTTCCACCCATTTCAAGTGCGCATATTTTCCAAAAATGAGGAAGTGTGTCTTGCTTTATTCGATAC
Proteins encoded:
- a CDS encoding succinylglutamate-semialdehyde dehydrogenase, with protein sequence MSQKIFETIPFLGDYINGEFIKATHPQGEFQKHDPGDIKKEIITCTFQFDSVDRACEAARRAFRPWAELGLDKRKNHMLRLKEAYISGAEELATIISREVGKPLWEAQQEVQTMINKIDVTLNEALLLVEDKKIENAVGVTPGYLRFKPRGVMAVIGPFNFPGHLPNGHIVPALITGNTVVFKPSEITPAVGQYMAELFDKADFPKGVFNLIQGNGEVGKRLAMHETVEGILFTGSYETGYRIKQDTLPHFWKICALEMGGKNASIVWDDCDITKAVYENLVGAFVTTGQRCSATSRIVVRKSIADKFISHFHNNAKKLSINYFTENPFSGPLINSASVDKYLRFQGIAKRENCEPIMRGKILELKREGYYVTPSINLVPKLDEESIYQKTEVFGPNVAIYMVEEIESAIKIVNSSSYGLALSVFSNDRKLYEECLRYSRVGLVNWNRATVGASSRLPFGGMGKSGNSQPAGTFAIYSVTYPVASLEDELPFNASKALPGMNFDPKEPV